The window ATGCGGTATCGAGCGCTTCTTTCGAGCTCATGATCTGTACGGTGTAGGTTCCGCCGGATGCCGCATTGGTTGAAACCGTGGTGGCCGACGGCGTAAAATTGATGCTCGGGTGCTCCGCTTTCAGGAACGACCGCATGCCGCGGAACAAAGCCGAGGCGAGAATGTCCTGCCCGTACTCGGTGTTGAGGTAATTGGCTTCGTTGACATTGGTCAGGAAGCCGCATTCGACGAGCACACTGGTCATTTGCGTGAACTTCAGGACCTGCAGCGTGTGCTCGCGATCGTCCGAATCTTTCACGCCGCGTGAGTGCCGGCCCGCCCTTCCGCTGAATTCCTTTTCGAACGCGCGTGCGAGCTTCACCGATTTCTTCGACGACATCGAATGCACATGCGACTCCGTTCCGCGAATGGCCGTATTCGGGCTGCCGTTGCAGTGAATGCTGATGAAATAATCGACGCCTTTCGTATTCGCCATTTCGACCCGCTGATCGAGTGTCGGGTACGTATCGTCGGTGCGCGTATACAGCACTTTGACGTTCGACAGCCTTTCGGTGAGGTACGTTCCGAACTTTTGGGCGATGATAAGGTTCAGGTCTTTTTCCTGCAGGTGTTCCTTGTTCACCGACTCGTGGCCCGGATCGTGGCCGCCGTGGCCCGGATCGATCAGGATCGTGATGGTCTGGCCCTGTGCGAACAAAGCAAACAAACACGCGCATAGCACGAAAACCGTTTTCCCCATACTGCAAAATTACAGCGGTTCGGCGGCGCCCTGCGGTGAAGAAAAAAAGGTTACTAAAGCCCGAATGTTAATTTTGAGTCAGCCCGCCCCGCCGGTGTGGAACGCTTGATCACTACCCCG is drawn from Verrucomicrobiia bacterium and contains these coding sequences:
- a CDS encoding N-acetylmuramoyl-L-alanine amidase, producing MGKTVFVLCACLFALFAQGQTITILIDPGHGGHDPGHESVNKEHLQEKDLNLIIAQKFGTYLTERLSNVKVLYTRTDDTYPTLDQRVEMANTKGVDYFISIHCNGSPNTAIRGTESHVHSMSSKKSVKLARAFEKEFSGRAGRHSRGVKDSDDREHTLQVLKFTQMTSVLVECGFLTNVNEANYLNTEYGQDILASALFRGMRSFLKAEHPSINFTPSATTVSTNAASGGTYTVQIMSSKEALDTA